Proteins encoded within one genomic window of Solenopsis invicta isolate M01_SB chromosome 10, UNIL_Sinv_3.0, whole genome shotgun sequence:
- the LOC105192969 gene encoding electron transfer flavoprotein-ubiquinone oxidoreductase, mitochondrial — MASVMFNASGTIQRLQKVFQRAYSDAKFPQITTHYTVKPRETDSRWKDVNMERYVDQTDILIIGGGPAGLSAAIQARRLAEKHGKELRVTLVEKASAIGGHILSGACLDPIALNELFPNWKELGAPLNTPVTEDKFAFLTEKKRISIPIFKGMPMYNHGNYIVRLGHVVTWLGEQAEAAGVEIYAGYAAAEILYHEDGSVKGVATNDVGIAKDGSPKDTFERGMELHAKCTIFAEGCHGHLTKQLSKKLNLRKDCEPQTYGLGLKEIWEIEPSKHRPGAVEHTVGWPLNKNTYGGSFLYHLNEETPLVAVGFVVGLDYTNPYLSPFKEFQRFKQHPSIRPTFEGGKRIAYGARALVEGGFQSIPKLQFPGGCLIGCTAGFLNVPKIKGTHNAMKSGMLAAESVIEAIIDAESNTSPTEGLEPKTYTDKIKNSWIYKELKAVRNMRPSFHNSLGLFGGLMYSGFSMLLGGREPWTLSHGGPDHKKLKSAAESTPIEYPKPDNEVSFDLLSSVALTGTNHEADQPVHLTLMDDTVPVKRNLSEFDGPEGRFCPAGVYEFVPLESGDGERLQINAQNCIHCKTCDIKDPSQNINWVVPEGGGGPAYNGM, encoded by the exons ATGGCTTCTGTGATGTTTAATGCGTCCGGCACCA TACAGAGGTTGCAAAAGGTTTTCCAGAGGGCCTACTCAGATGCCAAATTTCCTCAGATCACCACTCATTATACAGTGAAGCCTAGAGAGACAGATTCAAGATGGAAAG ACGTGAACATGGAAAGATATGTGGACCAAACCGACATTCTAATTATTGGTGGCGGCCCAGCGGGGTTATCAGCAGCTATTCAGGCCCGTAGATTAGCTGAGAAACATGGCAAAGAACTCAGGGTTACTCTTGTTGAAAAGGCATCTGCAATTGGTGGACATATTCTGAGTGGCGCTTGCTTAGACCCAATTGCCCTGAACGAGCTCTTTCCAAATTGGAAAGAATTAGGTGCACCACTGAATACTCCTGTTACGGAAGATAAATTTGCGTTTCTTACAGAAAAGAAACGGATATCTATACCTATCTTTAAGGGGATGCCAATGTATAATCACGGGAATTACATAGTAAG ATTAGGCCATGTGGTAACATGGCTTGGTGAGCAAGCAGAAGCTGCTGGGGTTGAGATATATGCTGGTTACGCGGCAgcagaaattttatatcatgAGGATGGATCCGTTAAAGGAGTGGCCACAAATGATGTTGGTATTGCGAAAGATGGCTCACCCAAAGATACGTTCGAACGCGGTATGGAGCTTCATGCCAAATGTACCATATTTGCAGAAGGGTGTCATGGTCATCTGACAAAACAGCTATCAAAGAAATTGAATCTTAGGAAAGACTGTGAACCGCAAACATATGGTCTTGGATTAAAAGAG aTTTGGGAAATAGAACCAAGCAAACATCGACCTGGAGCAGTGGAACATACAGTTGGCTGGCCACTTAATAAGAATACATATGGTGGATCATTTCTTTATCATTTGAATGAAGAAACACCTCTGGTTGCAGTAGGCTTTGTCGTAGGATTGGATTATACTAATCCTTATCTATCTCCATTTAAAGAGTTTCAAAGGTTTAAGCAACATCCTAGTATTAGACCAACATTTGAAGGAGGAAAAAG aatagcTTATGGCGCTAGAGCATTGGTAGAAGGTGGATTCCAATCTATTCCTAAACTTCAGTTTCCTGGTGGTTGTCTCATTGGATGTACGGCAGGTTTCTTAAATGTGCCCAAAATTAAAGGAACTCATAATGCCATGAAAAGTGGCATGCTAGCTGCAGAAAGTGTTATTGAAGCGATCATAGACGCAGAAAGTAATACTTCACCGACGGAAGGCTTAGAACCGAAAACATAcacagataaaataaaaaatagttggaTTTATAAAGAATTGAAAGCTGTAAGAAATATGAGGCCTAGCTTTCACAATTCTCTTGGACTTTTCGGCGGTTTAATGTACTCTGGTTTTTCCATGTTACTAGGCGGTAGAGAGCCGTGGACTTTGTCCCATGGAG GTCCTGATCATAAGAAATTGAAATCCGCAGCTGAATCTACGCCAATCGAATACCCCAAACCAGATAATGAGGTATCCTTCGATCTTCTGTCATCGGTAGCTCTAACCGGTACCAATCACGAAGCCGATCAACCAGTTCATTTGACTTTGATGGATGATACTGTTCCAGTAAAGAGAAACTTATCTGAATTTGATGGTCCGGAAGGTCGATTTTGTCCTGCTG GTGTCTACGAATTTGTGCCATTAGAAAGCGGAGACGGTGAAAGATTGCAGATCAACGCGCAGAATTGTATTCATTGTAAGACCTGCGACATCAAGGATCCGAGTCAGAACATCAATTGGGTCGTACCGGAAGGTGGGGGCGGGCCAGCTTACAATGGCATGTAA
- the LOC105192973 gene encoding odorant receptor 4 — MGLTTTVSPLVEFGLRTIGIWPGSYNILYRAFWTITLGLAQTFQLRYIAACIQTANLLDLVDSVSTTLPYSLLCLKLIILWQNKRLFNNILILMSQDWRNCGTTAINVRIMTSKANLSHRCSLLIIGVYAMAVVVYVSVIMEYNTIGKGSDKEENQLFLKMDFPFVYEFSPVYEIVMFVQFVQLLSNASVIGMLDAFIITLVLHISGQIDIVCRGLLELFSKDCESKSYKDAKSAIIRRHQNVIAFSDNVESLFSYIALMQFLTNTLVICCIAFVIVITINANKGYIMLLKSLFFYIAITLEAFIFCFAGEYLSNKSKSVANAAYEAIWYDVKPCESRILLILILRSQKRLTLTIGKFNDLSLKVFASILKASASSVSVLLAMS, encoded by the exons ATGGGTTTAACGACCACCGTGAGCCCCCTGGTTGAATTCGGACTGCGCACTATAGGGATTTGGCCGGGATCTTACAACATCTTATATCGGGCTTTTTGGACGATCACCTTAGGTCTCGCTCAAACATTCCAGCTCAGGTATATCGCTGCCTGCATTCAAACTGCTAATTTGCTCGATCTGGTAGATAGCGTCAGCACCACACTGCCTTACAGTTTGCTCTGTTTGAAGCTGATTATTCTCTGGCAAAATAAGAG ActgtttaataacattttaatattaatgtcacAAGATTGGCGCAACTGCGGTACCACCGCCATCAACGTGCGTATCATGACAAGTAAAGCAAATCTTTCTCATCGTTGCTCGTTGCTGATTATTGGGGTATATGCAATGGCCGTTGTGGTCTATGTTTCCGTTATAATGGAATATAATACTATCGGTAAAGGGTCCGACAAAGAGGAGAATCAACTTTTTCTTAAGATGGATTTCCCTTTTGTTTATGAATTCTCTCCTGTTTACGAAATCGTGATGTTTGTTCAATTTGTACAGTTGCTGAGCAACGCCTCGGTAATTGGGATGCTGGATGCGTTTATCATAACATTG GTACTTCATATAAGCGGACAGATAGATATTGTGTGCCGAGGATTACTCGAACTCTTCTCAAAAGATTGCGAATCTAAATCGTACAAGGATGCGAAGAGCGCAATTATCCGTAGGCATCAAAATGTCATTGCATTTTCAGACAATGTCGAAAGTCTTTTCTCTTACATTGCACTAATGCAGTTTCTTACGAACACGCTTGTCATATGCTGCATAGCATTCGTGATCGTGATA ACGATCAATGCTAACAAAGGCTACATCATGTTATTGAAatccttatttttttacattgctaTCACTTTGGAAGCGTTCATCTTCTGTTTTGCTGGAGAATATCTTAGTAATAag AGCAAATCAGTCGCAAATGCAGCTTACGAGGCTATTTGGTACGACGTGAAACCTTGTGAaagtagaattttattgattttaatattgagaTCACAAAAACGATTGACTTTAACGATTGGAAAATTTAACGATCTGTCTTTGAAAGTTTTTGCAAGt ATTTTAAAAGCTTCTGCTTCAAGCGTATCGGTGCTACTTGCAATGTCATGA